One stretch of Armigeres subalbatus isolate Guangzhou_Male chromosome 2, GZ_Asu_2, whole genome shotgun sequence DNA includes these proteins:
- the LOC134218188 gene encoding odorant receptor 45b-like codes for MELSLNRSLPPELQIMPFQLRWIERIGLIGPRGRVYRFWLAIGWGTFVILFPKAVLGMGSSQLDAIIKGTAELLFEGNLFVAVGLLMLKLPLLKRLVHVMGEIFLQVTHDEQRLRRKDQCFELICVQNSKIDRFCKFYFIYCCFGPFVFCIPATVTNYVRYFGAGNESEQLQFELPMEQEFYGLSIRTNFAHYHLFMVLSLSAYAVCSYMSVIKVSTLLIMVKYSSLSYRLVAVGVRKLAHLPSLDGAAGGGTERKLTMMKEIVELHRKALEVTDLLENIINIPVAMQFLSCILFWCLTMFYVSTNINYNLFNVMILFWLSLIETFGYSYLGTELTREAQAVGRAIYELPWYEENAQLQRYYRLMIQRTQRETGITAAKFFVVGLDKFGKVINLSYSYYLVLKDVLGSL; via the exons ATGGAGCTGTCGCTCAACCGAAGTCTACCCCCGGAGCTACAAATCATGCCCTTTCAGCTGCGCTGGATAGAACGGATCGGACTGATTGGCCCTCGGGGGCGCGTCTATCGATTCTGGTTGGCGATCGGGTGGGGCACTTTCGTAATACTTTTCCCGAAGGCCGTCCTCGGGATGGGCAGCTCGCAGCTGGACGCCATTATCAAGGGAACGGCGGAACTGCTGTTCGAGGGAAACTTGTTCGTGGCGGTCGGTTTGCTGATGCTGAAACTGCCACTGCTGAAGCGGCTGGTACACGTGATGGGCGAAATCTTCCTACAAG TTACTCACGATGAGCAGCGCCTCCGGCGCAAGGACCAATGCTTCGAATTGATTTGCGTGCAAAATTCCAAAATCGACAGGTTTTGCAAGTTTTATTTCATCTACTGCTGCTTCGGACCGTTCGTTTTCTGCATTCCGGCGACGGTAACGAACTATGTGCGTTACTTCGGAGCCGGCAATGAGTCGGAACAACTACAATTCGAGCTTCCCATGGAACAAGa ATTCTACGGGCTGTCGATTCGCACAAACTTTGCACATTACCACTTGTTTATGGTTCTCTCGCTGTCGGCTTATGCCGTCTGTTCGTACATGTCGGTGATCAAGGTTTCGACTCTGCTCATCATGGTCAAATATAGCTCATTATCCTACCGATTGGTGGCCGTTGGGGTCCGCAAATTGGCCCATCTACCCTCTTTGGATGGGGCAGCAGGTGGCGGCACCGAGCGGAAGCTGACCATGATGAAGGAAATTGTGGAACTTCATCGCAAAGCGTTAGA agtgACGGATCTGCTGGAGAACATCATCAACATCCCGGTGGCGATGCAATTTCTATCCTGTATTCTTTTTTGGTGTTTGACAATGTTCTATGTATCAAcg AACATCAATTATAACCTTTTTAATGTGATGATCCTTTTCTGGTTATCTTTGATCGAAACCTTCGGATATTCTTATCTGGGAACGGAGTTGACCCGAGAAGCGCAAGCAGTAGGACGAGCCATTTACGAGTTACCGTGGTATGAGGAAAACGCGCAGTTGCAACGATATTATCGGTTGATGATTCAACGGACACAGCGGGAAACTGGGATAACGGCGGCTAAGTTTTTCGTAGTCGGACTTGATAAGTTTGGGAAG GTCATCAATTTGTCATATTCATACTATTTAGTTCTTAAAGATGTGTTAGGGAGTCTTTAA
- the LOC134218189 gene encoding uncharacterized protein LOC134218189, whose translation MEQSFNQGLPSDLRVMSFQLRLMTIIGLIGLKNHFYRFLLAFGWGTFVILLPKIVLGMGSTQFDIIIKGLSELLFQVNLYASVGLLVLKLSSFKRMVLLIGDIIGQVTDNKCDSESHDLIRVQNIKVNKFAKFYFAYCSVGPLIYCVPAMATSYVRYFSYVQSDTNVSGDAHKQLQFELAMEQEFYGLHVRTNFVHYHIFMAVSLSAYYICSYISVIKVTTLLSAIRYSSTSHSLVKTQIRQLEQKEIVTINDIRRIVQLHEKAFRLTALVEDMVSIPLAMQFLTCILFWCLVMFYISTNINLNLFNVMIPFGLSMIETYGYAYLASELTAEAKSVGDAVYGLPWYQDSLELQRYYRLIIQRTQCETGITAAKFFIVGIGKFGRVVQMSYSYYLVLKDVFIKL comes from the exons ATGGAACAATCGTTCAACCAAGGCTTGCCTTCCGACCTCCGGGTAATGTCGTTCCAGCTTCGGCTGATGACGATTATTGGACTGATTGGGCTCAAGAATCACTTCTATCGATTCCTGCTGGCATTCGGATGGGGAACATTTGTAATTTTGTTACCCAAAATTGTGCTAGGCATGGGAAGCACCCAGTTCGACATTATCATAAAAGGGCTATCCGAACTGTTGTTTCAAGTGAATCTGTACGCTTCGGTGGGACTGCTGGTGCTGAAATTATCTTCGTTCAAACGAATGGTTCTTCTCATTGGCGATATCATCGGACAAG TGACCGATAACAAATGCGACAGTGAAAGCCACGATTTGATCCGAGTGCAGAACATCAAAGTCAACAAATTTGCAAAGTTCTACTTTGCGTATTGTTCCGTCGGGCCTCTGATCTATTGCGTTCCAGCCATGGCCACCAGCTACGTGCGTTACTTCAGCTATGTCCAAAGCGATACGAATGTCAGTGGAGACGCACACAAGCAACTGCAGTTCGAGCTCGCGATGGAACAAGA ATTCTACGGTCTACACGTTCGAACGAACTTCGTCCACTATCATATCTTCATGGCAGTGTCCCTATCGGCTTACTACATTTGCTCGTACATTTCGGTAATCAAAGTCACAACTCTGCTGAGTGCGATTCGGTACAGCTCAACCAGTCACAGTCTGGTTAAGACACAGATTAGACAATTGGAGCAAAAAGAGATTGTAACAATTAACGATATCAGGAGGATCGTCCAGTTGCACGAGAAGGCATTCCG GTTAACCGCCTTGGTAGAAGACATGGTGAGCATCCCGCTGGCGATGCAATTCCTCACTTGTATTCTGTTCTGGTGTCTGGTGATGTTCTACATTTCTACG AACATCAACCTAAATCTATTCAACGTGATGATCCCGTTCGGTTTGTCAATGATCGAAACGTACGGCTACGCGTATTTGGCATCGGAGTTGACTGCCGAAGCAAAGTCAGTGGGCGATGCTGTCTATGGCCTACCGTGGTACCAGGACAGCCTCGAGTTGCAGCGTTACTATCGATTGATAATACAGAGAACGCAGTGTGAAACAGGAATTACCGCAGCGAAGTTTTTCATCGTGGGAATTGGGAAGTTTGGTCGG GTGGTGCAAATGTCGTACTCGTACTATCTGGTCCTGAAAGATGTGTTCATCAAATTGTAA